The following are encoded together in the Actinoplanes sp. N902-109 genome:
- a CDS encoding ABC transporter permease, giving the protein MTTAEATAPTFSTAKLRAWLPAYGVYVAIALLVLYNVAFTPHFLAWSNLRIQLVQVAPVVIVALGMALVIGTEGIDLSVGSVMALAAALIPLYLGYGVIAAILVSLLAGVVVGLINGTLVARVGLQPIVATLALFVGGRGLALVITGGQLKDVRNEDFISLGSGSMAGLPMPVWIAALLVLVVAFIVRRTVFGRRLLAIGDNRPAADLAGVPVKRVLTTVYIACSVLASIAGLLAVARIQSSDASSVGLLIELSAITAVVVGGTPLTGGKVRVLGTVAGALLMQLVVATMIKHNLQPSTTEMVQAVIILVAVYVARERKSR; this is encoded by the coding sequence ATGACCACAGCTGAGGCCACCGCGCCCACGTTCAGCACCGCGAAGCTACGGGCCTGGCTGCCGGCGTACGGCGTCTACGTCGCGATCGCCCTGCTGGTGCTCTACAACGTCGCGTTCACCCCCCACTTCCTGGCCTGGAGCAACCTGCGTATCCAGCTCGTCCAGGTCGCCCCGGTCGTCATCGTGGCGCTGGGCATGGCCCTGGTCATCGGCACCGAGGGCATCGACCTCTCGGTGGGCTCGGTGATGGCCCTGGCCGCCGCGCTCATCCCGCTTTATCTCGGGTACGGCGTCATCGCCGCGATCCTGGTCTCGCTGCTCGCCGGCGTGGTGGTCGGCCTGATCAACGGCACACTCGTGGCCCGGGTGGGGTTGCAGCCGATCGTGGCCACCCTCGCCCTGTTCGTCGGCGGTCGCGGGCTGGCCCTGGTCATCACCGGTGGTCAGCTCAAGGACGTCCGCAACGAGGACTTCATCAGCCTCGGCTCGGGCTCGATGGCCGGACTGCCGATGCCGGTGTGGATCGCCGCGCTGCTGGTGCTCGTGGTCGCGTTCATCGTGCGGCGCACGGTGTTCGGCCGGCGGCTGCTGGCCATCGGGGACAACCGGCCCGCCGCGGACCTGGCCGGTGTCCCGGTCAAGCGGGTGCTGACCACGGTCTACATCGCCTGCTCGGTGCTCGCGTCGATCGCCGGCCTGCTCGCGGTGGCCCGCATCCAGTCCAGCGACGCCTCGTCGGTGGGCCTGCTGATCGAGCTGTCCGCGATCACCGCCGTGGTGGTCGGCGGCACCCCGCTCACCGGCGGCAAGGTGCGGGTGCTGGGCACGGTGGCCGGGGCGCTGCTGATGCAGCTCGTGGTCGCCACCATGATCAAGCACAACCTGCAGCCGTCCACGACCGAGATGGTGCAGGCCGTGATCATCCTCGTCGCCGTCTACGTCGCCCGAGAGAGGAAGAGCCGGTGA